A DNA window from Oscillospiraceae bacterium contains the following coding sequences:
- a CDS encoding SLBB domain-containing protein: MPDIRGRGIVLRQRKNSILTAPIKEYSDCKQLSVPISYGAKVLFAIGSAVARNDLIAVDSAAGINIYSPCAGVLESITACDHPLLGKCDLLNLTVSESAEIEKNIQLKLGEGKLSYQEITGIVDTLDGKSLAHKLKEFSADGITTLAADAIQDQPFVCSESGVLYNHYTLVEEGLKIAAELAGIQRTEVFVYYRRDRGEPELKFDSRITVVCGKYPARYPYIAKNKKKIGFISAQACFDLIKLVRTGEQQLTTVVTVAGHHITKPSNVRVPIGTPIGELIDFCEPDNSPAAVIVGGPLTGKYTEDLTTPVYPGMGAVLLLEPISIREMANCWGCGECVRCCPEGLMPLYIARFSRHGKLSDCRDFGVLRCIECGCCSYVCTGGLDPMSFILSAKNQLKSYRTTQQKQELPQRRHPLSSNPSATPELKKGGDRK; this comes from the coding sequence ATGCCCGACATCAGAGGCCGCGGGATCGTTTTGCGGCAACGCAAAAATTCGATTTTAACCGCTCCAATAAAGGAATACAGCGATTGCAAGCAGCTTTCCGTGCCGATCTCATACGGCGCAAAGGTGCTTTTTGCCATCGGCTCAGCGGTGGCTCGCAATGACTTGATTGCGGTTGACAGCGCCGCCGGAATTAACATTTATTCCCCCTGTGCAGGTGTTTTGGAAAGCATTACCGCCTGCGACCATCCGTTGCTCGGTAAATGCGATCTGCTCAATCTCACCGTTTCCGAATCCGCCGAAATCGAAAAAAACATCCAGCTCAAACTCGGTGAGGGAAAACTGTCTTATCAGGAGATTACCGGTATCGTCGATACGCTGGACGGGAAATCGCTGGCTCATAAACTCAAGGAGTTCTCCGCAGACGGCATCACAACCCTTGCGGCCGATGCGATTCAGGATCAACCGTTTGTCTGCAGCGAAAGCGGTGTGCTATATAACCATTATACGCTCGTGGAGGAAGGACTCAAAATCGCAGCCGAACTGGCCGGGATTCAAAGGACCGAGGTTTTCGTCTATTATCGGCGTGACAGAGGAGAGCCCGAACTCAAGTTCGACAGTCGTATTACGGTCGTCTGCGGAAAATACCCGGCACGATATCCCTATATCGCCAAAAACAAAAAGAAAATCGGTTTTATCAGCGCACAGGCCTGTTTCGATCTTATCAAACTGGTTCGTACCGGTGAACAGCAGTTGACCACAGTCGTAACGGTCGCGGGCCATCACATCACCAAACCGTCTAATGTCCGCGTTCCCATCGGAACCCCGATCGGTGAATTGATTGATTTTTGCGAACCCGATAACAGCCCTGCCGCTGTTATTGTCGGAGGACCGCTGACCGGCAAATATACCGAAGACCTTACAACGCCTGTATATCCCGGTATGGGTGCGGTTTTGCTGTTGGAGCCAATCTCCATCCGTGAGATGGCCAACTGCTGGGGCTGCGGAGAATGCGTGCGCTGCTGCCCGGAGGGCCTGATGCCGCTCTATATTGCCCGGTTTTCAAGGCACGGAAAACTGTCGGACTGCCGGGACTTCGGCGTTCTGCGCTGCATCGAATGCGGCTGCTGCAGCTATGTCTGTACCGGTGGGTTGGATCCGATGTCTTTCATTTTAAGCGCGAAAAATCAACTTAAATCTTATCGCACGACTCAACAAAAACAAGAACTTCCCCAGCGGCGCCACCCGCTCTCGTCAAATCCCTCCGCCACGCCCGAGCTTAAAAAAGGAGGGGATCGGAAATGA
- a CDS encoding RnfABCDGE type electron transport complex subunit D — MKIIKTSAPYINSGKSSNASMKRMIVCLGLTLLYAMFFFGLRVLFNAVVSVLACELCELIVSRMVRLPGTAKDLSAVVTALIIVLLLPATVPIWLILIADAFAIFIAKAVFGGLGHNPFNPAAVALAFLTVCWPRYIFQYPTVPQTLPIFSGDLSNVTYGFSVLAYVNAGGVAPYRLADIFFGAVPTAVGTGCGLLLLACFIYLSVKRTIHWRITTAFLLTFAILSALLPRAGVWYISLFSELFSGYLLFAAVFMLTDPSTSPKSDIGGIIYGVICAITVILMRRYGIYEESLCFALIICNAIAPTLDRWVARIPERG, encoded by the coding sequence ATGAAGATTATAAAGACCTCCGCTCCTTATATCAACTCCGGAAAATCTTCAAACGCCTCCATGAAACGCATGATCGTCTGCCTGGGGCTGACACTGCTGTATGCGATGTTTTTCTTCGGATTACGGGTACTCTTCAACGCTGTCGTCAGCGTATTGGCCTGCGAACTCTGTGAGCTCATTGTATCTCGTATGGTTCGCCTGCCCGGTACCGCAAAAGACCTCTCGGCTGTTGTCACCGCGTTGATTATCGTCCTGTTGCTGCCGGCAACTGTACCTATTTGGTTGATTTTAATTGCCGATGCCTTTGCGATTTTTATCGCAAAAGCGGTCTTCGGCGGTCTGGGGCACAATCCGTTCAACCCCGCAGCCGTTGCGCTGGCGTTCCTGACGGTCTGTTGGCCGAGATATATCTTTCAATATCCCACTGTGCCTCAGACACTCCCGATTTTCTCCGGTGATCTGTCAAATGTGACTTATGGGTTCTCAGTGCTGGCCTATGTCAACGCGGGTGGAGTAGCACCATACCGCCTTGCCGATATCTTTTTCGGCGCGGTACCGACGGCGGTCGGAACGGGATGCGGACTGCTTTTACTCGCCTGCTTCATATATCTCTCTGTCAAACGCACCATCCATTGGAGAATCACAACGGCTTTCCTTCTCACCTTTGCCATTCTCTCAGCCCTGTTACCGCGCGCGGGTGTTTGGTACATCTCATTGTTTTCCGAACTGTTCTCGGGTTATCTGCTGTTCGCGGCGGTATTCATGCTGACCGATCCCTCTACATCTCCGAAATCCGACATCGGCGGTATTATCTATGGTGTCATTTGTGCGATTACGGTTATACTGATGAGGCGATACGGTATTTATGAGGAGAGCTTGTGCTTTGCTTTAATCATCTGCAATGCGATTGCGCCGACCCTTGACAGATGGGTTGCCAGGATTCCGGAAAGAGGATAA
- a CDS encoding Rnf-Nqr domain containing protein — MSKKMLPSSKKQKKSMPAFRRRLRRTFDNQLDRAIVQSAKNTMRGLARTANIKPEEENFYDERMHDTSAKNVFRNGLLLNNPVLFNAFGVTVLIGACDTLAKALVISCMTLALMLVTELLASLVYKDFDTPMRMTAYVLTAAVLLALIAPPIFNRYPSLVSSLGIYLPLICITGLITVRCETFASVNTAGLAAMDAIGCSSGFAAVAILFGVLREFISSNSFAGIVIGQGRTFPAASMAFFAFLMLGLLSALAQRIRRLWFRRRQSEINDAVGGDKL, encoded by the coding sequence ATGTCCAAAAAAATGCTGCCAAGTTCAAAAAAACAAAAAAAGAGCATGCCGGCTTTTCGCCGACGGCTTCGCCGAACCTTTGATAATCAACTTGACCGAGCCATCGTGCAAAGTGCAAAAAACACGATGCGCGGGCTTGCCAGAACGGCCAATATCAAACCCGAAGAAGAAAATTTTTATGATGAACGCATGCATGATACCAGTGCCAAGAACGTCTTCAGAAACGGCCTGCTGCTTAATAATCCGGTGTTGTTCAACGCTTTCGGCGTCACCGTTCTGATCGGCGCCTGTGACACGCTGGCCAAAGCGCTGGTGATTTCGTGCATGACCCTGGCGTTAATGCTGGTCACTGAACTGCTGGCTTCACTGGTCTATAAAGACTTCGATACCCCTATGCGCATGACTGCTTATGTTCTGACCGCTGCTGTGCTGTTGGCACTGATCGCTCCTCCCATTTTCAATCGTTATCCCTCTTTAGTCTCTTCATTGGGCATTTATCTGCCCCTAATCTGTATTACCGGACTTATCACCGTGCGTTGTGAGACCTTCGCCTCAGTGAATACCGCCGGACTTGCCGCCATGGATGCAATCGGCTGTTCCAGCGGATTTGCCGCGGTAGCCATTCTCTTCGGCGTGCTGCGCGAATTCATATCCTCGAATTCGTTCGCCGGCATCGTTATCGGTCAGGGACGCACTTTCCCTGCTGCCTCAATGGCTTTTTTCGCATTTTTAATGCTCGGTCTGTTATCGGCGCTCGCACAGAGGATCAGGCGGCTCTGGTTCAGGCGTCGTCAGTCTGAGATCAACGACGCTGTCGGGGGTGATAAACTATGA
- a CDS encoding Rnf-Nqr domain containing protein, giving the protein MSDFTRFITMAIAIIFAENLFFSRALGTEVVIRIMARPRDFLKFSLILTIVTVLSSVTGWMIDFAITALGFTVYASYYVGKSLAYVIALILMYLLADAILHRAAPAFHRSISKVLPIAVFNTAALGAPLLLTRLRPTLLTGLPGSNLLGAVIFGVAVGVGFMFALLLMTEGIRQIEAMDLPDAFDGLPARFVYIGLLALAFAGVAGRQTLL; this is encoded by the coding sequence ATGAGTGATTTCACCCGCTTTATAACTATGGCCATCGCCATCATATTTGCCGAAAATCTGTTTTTCTCACGCGCACTCGGTACCGAGGTTGTCATCCGGATTATGGCACGCCCAAGGGACTTTCTCAAATTCAGCTTGATTCTTACGATCGTTACGGTGTTATCCTCGGTTACGGGCTGGATGATTGATTTCGCAATCACGGCATTGGGATTCACGGTATATGCTTCCTATTATGTAGGAAAATCACTGGCCTATGTCATCGCCCTCATCCTGATGTATCTGCTGGCCGATGCGATTTTACATCGTGCCGCTCCCGCCTTTCACCGCAGCATTTCAAAAGTTCTGCCCATCGCGGTATTCAATACCGCCGCACTCGGCGCACCGCTTTTGTTGACACGCCTGCGCCCCACGTTGCTCACAGGACTGCCCGGAAGCAACTTATTAGGGGCCGTAATTTTCGGCGTTGCGGTCGGCGTCGGTTTTATGTTTGCGCTCTTGCTCATGACCGAGGGTATCCGACAGATTGAAGCGATGGATTTGCCGGACGCTTTTGACGGTCTGCCCGCACGTTTTGTCTATATCGGCCTGCTCGCGCTCGCCTTTGCGGGCGTCGCCGGCCGTCAGACATTATTATAA
- a CDS encoding putative glycoside hydrolase — MKVKRSKYMYRKKRPWLTILLIVVCVAALFGLGWLLSAALPGLSGKAESSVPPTSVASSVPASMTSSATSSVTIGSSSLVSETSMPTPVSQPLSSIKAVSPQGAALYDDSLLSQFCLDAKAAGADTIVIDVKTADSYVIYTDVGFSKTIGASTPEYAAIATTGGIDPLYTARKNLYSVVSTIKANGLQAVARINCFMDCNAGRILKGAKTMTADGSTWIDDSVANGGHSWLNPYSEAARTYNLTIVSDCAAAGFDAVIADFVQFPVGYSLGLIDYGPESLTITRAQILTQFMQDMVDGANIPVYLTVRNLTAEGALEFGGSPFDYPITGLSGYVAVLNSPTMPRKTAASGLTADIAAADAAEAAAVFPADQTVVIAVIAPQNDTTALTGFEQYAQFIK; from the coding sequence ATGAAGGTCAAACGATCGAAGTATATGTACAGAAAAAAGCGCCCATGGCTGACGATATTATTGATCGTCGTCTGTGTCGCGGCGCTGTTCGGACTCGGTTGGCTGTTGTCAGCTGCTTTGCCCGGGCTGTCCGGCAAAGCGGAATCTTCCGTTCCGCCGACATCCGTTGCTTCATCGGTACCCGCTTCAATGACCTCGTCCGCGACTTCATCCGTTACCATCGGTTCTTCGAGTCTCGTTTCGGAGACCTCTATGCCCACTCCGGTTTCACAGCCGCTTTCAAGTATAAAAGCCGTCTCACCGCAGGGCGCTGCGCTCTATGATGACAGCTTACTCAGTCAATTCTGTTTGGACGCCAAAGCTGCCGGTGCAGACACAATCGTTATCGACGTCAAGACCGCTGATTCTTATGTGATTTATACAGACGTCGGCTTCAGCAAAACCATCGGCGCATCCACCCCCGAATACGCCGCCATTGCGACCACCGGCGGCATCGACCCGCTTTATACGGCCCGAAAAAACCTTTACAGCGTGGTCAGCACCATTAAAGCTAACGGCCTGCAGGCCGTTGCAAGAATTAATTGCTTTATGGACTGCAACGCCGGGCGCATCCTCAAAGGTGCAAAAACCATGACCGCCGACGGCTCGACTTGGATCGACGATTCTGTGGCAAACGGCGGACACAGCTGGCTGAATCCCTATTCCGAAGCCGCCAGGACTTATAATCTCACAATCGTCTCCGACTGTGCAGCCGCCGGATTCGACGCCGTAATTGCCGACTTTGTACAATTCCCGGTCGGTTATTCACTGGGGCTGATTGATTACGGTCCCGAGTCGCTCACAATAACCCGTGCGCAGATTTTAACCCAATTTATGCAGGATATGGTCGACGGTGCGAACATTCCCGTTTATTTAACTGTAAGAAATCTGACTGCTGAGGGCGCACTTGAATTCGGAGGAAGTCCGTTCGATTATCCCATCACGGGACTCTCAGGTTACGTCGCGGTGCTCAATTCGCCCACAATGCCACGCAAGACCGCCGCTTCCGGTCTGACTGCCGACATCGCTGCAGCAGACGCAGCTGAGGCTGCAGCCGTTTTCCCCGCCGATCAAACCGTCGTAATCGCAGTGATCGCCCCGCAGAACGACACCACAGCGCTGACCGGCTTTGAACAATACGCACAATTCATCAAATAG
- a CDS encoding NTP transferase domain-containing protein encodes MIKGMRAIVLAAGKGTRLLREGDDFPKAMKPLCGKPILSYVLKSLNFLDKKDISVVVGYKREKVLDAFDGYDFVIQEEQLGTGHAVKVCEKSFEDYDGPVLIMLGDMPMFKQQTLLDMYAIQIKNGGCVILTAVSERKLPYGRIIRDENGKFVGVAEEKDCTPEQKLIKELNPSIYVFDAKQLFSALGELRADNAQKEYYLTDVPTILQKRGIPVTTHTIRDDVQIIGVNTEEDLELCAEYIK; translated from the coding sequence ATGATTAAAGGCATGAGAGCAATCGTACTTGCCGCCGGAAAAGGCACCCGGCTTTTGCGTGAGGGAGACGATTTTCCGAAGGCCATGAAGCCGCTGTGCGGGAAACCGATTTTGAGTTACGTTTTAAAATCTCTTAACTTTCTCGATAAAAAGGATATTTCCGTCGTGGTCGGCTACAAACGCGAAAAAGTACTCGATGCCTTTGACGGATACGATTTCGTTATACAGGAAGAACAGCTCGGAACCGGTCACGCGGTCAAAGTCTGCGAAAAGTCGTTTGAGGACTACGACGGTCCGGTGCTGATCATGCTCGGGGACATGCCGATGTTTAAACAGCAGACGCTCTTGGACATGTATGCCATTCAAATCAAAAACGGCGGTTGCGTTATTTTGACCGCCGTTAGCGAACGCAAGCTTCCTTATGGACGCATCATTCGGGATGAAAACGGAAAATTCGTCGGCGTGGCCGAAGAAAAGGACTGCACGCCGGAGCAGAAACTGATCAAAGAACTCAACCCGAGCATCTATGTTTTCGACGCAAAACAGCTCTTTTCCGCACTCGGAGAACTGCGTGCCGATAACGCCCAAAAGGAATACTATCTCACCGATGTTCCGACGATTCTGCAAAAACGTGGTATTCCGGTCACAACTCATACCATACGCGACGATGTCCAAATCATCGGGGTCAACACCGAGGAAGACCTCGAACTGTGCGCTGAATATATCAAATGA
- a CDS encoding SLOG family protein has product MSGDHKTFTACFTGHRPDKLQKDQLPHIAEALHEELSGCIRSGHSRFICGMSRGFDLMCARAVLKAKWEYPNVFLELALPHADQADRWNEADKAAYHHIIERADLVTCLSPNYVRGCMHARNRYMIDNSSLLIAYFDGSPGGTASTVELAVKRNMEIHNLYQNSETNCVHHSKS; this is encoded by the coding sequence ATGAGCGGCGATCATAAGACCTTCACGGCCTGTTTCACCGGTCACCGTCCGGACAAGCTGCAAAAAGATCAGCTGCCGCACATCGCCGAAGCACTGCACGAGGAACTTTCCGGCTGCATTCGAAGCGGACACAGCCGTTTTATCTGCGGGATGAGCCGGGGATTTGATCTGATGTGCGCAAGGGCCGTGCTCAAGGCCAAATGGGAATATCCCAACGTCTTTCTGGAACTCGCTCTGCCCCACGCCGATCAGGCCGACCGCTGGAACGAGGCCGACAAGGCCGCTTATCACCATATCATCGAACGTGCCGACCTCGTGACCTGTCTTTCACCGAATTACGTCCGGGGCTGCATGCATGCCCGCAACCGCTACATGATCGACAATTCATCACTCTTGATCGCCTATTTTGACGGCTCTCCCGGCGGTACCGCGAGTACCGTGGAACTGGCTGTGAAGCGGAATATGGAAATACATAATCTATATCAAAATTCTGAAACGAACTGCGTTCATCACAGCAAATCATAA
- the dut gene encoding dUTP diphosphatase encodes MRIRIKRLTPTAKLPVYATDGSSAADLFADIAEPIILEPGERFLFPTGIAAQVEGSGFGLFVFARSGHGNKHGVTLSNSVGVIDSDYRGEIRVGLSNLSDEPYTVMPGERLAQIALMPVEHAEFFEAEALDESERGAGGFGSTGKQ; translated from the coding sequence ATGCGCATCAGAATCAAACGGCTCACGCCCACTGCAAAACTCCCCGTCTATGCCACCGACGGCTCCAGTGCAGCCGACCTCTTTGCCGATATCGCTGAGCCGATTATACTCGAACCGGGCGAACGGTTTTTATTCCCGACCGGTATCGCGGCTCAGGTCGAGGGCAGCGGTTTTGGGCTGTTTGTCTTTGCACGCAGCGGTCACGGAAACAAACACGGCGTCACGCTCAGCAACAGTGTCGGCGTAATCGACAGCGATTATAGGGGCGAAATCCGCGTGGGTCTATCTAATCTCTCGGATGAACCGTACACGGTTATGCCCGGCGAACGGCTTGCCCAGATAGCGTTGATGCCGGTGGAACACGCCGAATTTTTCGAAGCCGAAGCACTCGACGAATCCGAACGGGGTGCGGGCGGTTTCGGCTCGACCGGAAAGCAATAA
- a CDS encoding TIGR01906 family membrane protein — protein sequence MLKKVISVLCAFAFFFLIIAAMYTVVRGVGLNTGFYNKEYAELNTAADLGMSHEDLMNATETLIDYIKGDRDNMDVTATINGVQREVFNDREKAHMVDVVALFNGWNTYKIICLIACPFIFAAGFFSVSENRTRYFAKRYIAGAAMFFVILIAAGIWAAIDFNSLWTHFHLLFFHNDLWLLDPNTSVMINMFPEKFFNDMVTRIIVLTAAAVLIPLAASIVCLARKKKENNTNELEVRS from the coding sequence ATGTTAAAAAAAGTAATTTCCGTTTTATGTGCGTTCGCGTTTTTCTTTTTGATTATCGCCGCAATGTACACCGTCGTGCGCGGCGTCGGGTTGAACACCGGATTTTATAATAAGGAATATGCCGAACTCAATACTGCGGCTGACCTCGGAATGTCGCATGAAGACCTGATGAACGCCACCGAAACGCTGATCGACTATATCAAGGGCGATCGCGATAATATGGATGTGACCGCAACAATCAATGGCGTCCAACGCGAAGTTTTTAACGACCGCGAAAAAGCGCATATGGTCGACGTTGTAGCCCTGTTTAACGGCTGGAACACTTATAAAATTATCTGTCTGATCGCCTGCCCGTTCATCTTTGCGGCCGGTTTTTTCTCGGTCTCGGAGAACCGCACGCGTTACTTTGCCAAACGTTATATCGCAGGAGCAGCGATGTTCTTTGTGATTTTAATTGCGGCAGGCATCTGGGCCGCGATTGATTTCAATTCTCTTTGGACGCATTTTCACCTGTTGTTTTTCCATAACGACCTGTGGCTGCTCGACCCCAACACCAGCGTGATGATTAATATGTTCCCCGAAAAATTCTTTAATGATATGGTAACACGCATTATTGTTCTGACAGCCGCCGCCGTACTGATCCCGCTGGCTGCTTCGATTGTGTGTTTGGCGAGAAAGAAAAAAGAGAATAACACAAATGAATTGGAGGTTAGGTCATGA
- the ugpC gene encoding sn-glycerol-3-phosphate ABC transporter ATP-binding protein UgpC: MATLSLRNVCKKYPNNDKLAVTDFNLEIKDREFIILVGPSGCGKSTTLRMVAGLEEISSGECYIDDRLVNNVAPKDRDIAMVFQDYALYPHMSVYENMAFGLRLHGIPKKDIERRVKEAARILDIQKFLDRKPAALSGGQRQRVALGRAIVREPKVFLLDEPLSNLDAKLRNQMRTEISKLHNKLGTTFIYVTHDQVEAMTMADRIVVMKDGYIQQVADPDTLYNHPANLFVASFIGSPMMNFLEGRVIDMGNCVGFEYGEQKKFLFKLPPEKYKREFFRNYFDNTIIMGVRSEDMHDEADFLEAHPDAIFEAFVEVTEPMGSETYLYLSCEGQSMTARVKPTTTTKDGSTIRLAIDTNRVHCFDREDEQIIVD, encoded by the coding sequence ATGGCAACATTGTCACTGCGGAATGTCTGCAAAAAATATCCGAACAACGATAAACTCGCTGTTACAGACTTCAATCTTGAAATAAAGGACAGGGAATTTATCATTCTGGTCGGCCCGTCCGGCTGCGGTAAGTCAACAACCCTTCGCATGGTAGCCGGTTTGGAGGAGATTTCGAGCGGCGAGTGCTACATCGACGATCGTCTAGTCAACAATGTCGCCCCGAAGGACAGAGACATCGCGATGGTGTTCCAGGATTACGCATTGTATCCGCATATGAGCGTCTATGAAAATATGGCGTTCGGTCTGCGCCTGCACGGAATTCCCAAGAAAGATATTGAGCGCCGCGTTAAAGAGGCCGCCCGTATCCTCGATATTCAAAAGTTCCTTGACCGTAAACCGGCAGCGCTTTCCGGCGGTCAGCGTCAGCGCGTTGCACTTGGTCGTGCAATCGTCCGCGAACCGAAGGTGTTCCTGCTCGACGAGCCGCTGTCCAACCTCGACGCAAAACTCAGAAACCAGATGAGAACCGAGATCTCGAAACTGCACAACAAACTCGGTACTACATTTATTTACGTCACGCATGACCAGGTCGAGGCCATGACCATGGCCGACCGTATCGTCGTCATGAAAGACGGCTATATTCAGCAGGTCGCCGATCCTGATACACTCTATAACCATCCGGCAAACCTGTTTGTCGCAAGCTTCATCGGCTCCCCGATGATGAACTTCCTTGAAGGCAGAGTGATTGACATGGGCAACTGTGTCGGTTTCGAATACGGTGAGCAAAAGAAGTTCCTGTTCAAACTCCCGCCGGAAAAATACAAAAGAGAGTTCTTCAGAAACTATTTCGACAACACCATCATCATGGGCGTCCGTTCCGAAGATATGCACGACGAAGCTGACTTCCTCGAGGCACATCCCGATGCGATTTTTGAGGCCTTTGTCGAAGTCACCGAGCCGATGGGTTCCGAGACCTACCTCTACCTGTCCTGCGAAGGCCAGAGCATGACTGCGCGCGTCAAGCCGACCACGACCACCAAGGACGGCTCCACGATCCGACTTGCGATCGACACTAACCGTGTTCACTGCTTCGACCGCGAAGACGAACAGATCATCGTCGACTAA
- a CDS encoding L-fucose isomerase — translation MVYPKIGIRPTIDGRWGGVRESLEKQTMGMAEAAAKLISDNLRYPDGTPVKCVVSDTTIGGGAEAAACAEKFSGESVCGTLTVTPCWCYGSETMDMDPTTVKAVWGFNGTERPGAVYLAAVMAAHAQKGLPAFSIYGHDVQDAGDSGITPDVETKILQFARCAVAVGLMKNKSYVNFGSISMGIAGSYCDADFFQKYLGIRAEWCDLTEVLRRMKLEIYDHDEYDRAYAWIKKNCKEGFDCNAGKNLPEIITKSKVIDPDKDWEFITKFSLIVRDVMLGNPVLDKMGWHEEALGKNAIAGGFQGQRHWTDWLPNGDFTEAIMNSTFDWNGARTPVTFATENDTMNGVAMLLGYLVSNTAPLFSDVRTYWSPEAVKRVTGKSPKGIAKDGFIHLINSGATALDGTGAAKNAKGEGCMKPWWEMTDKDIDACLKATDWCRANYEYFRGGGFSSHFRTQAEMPLTMIRANMVDGIGPVLQIAEGYSATLPDDIHEKLDKRTDPTWPTTWFVPKLTGEGAFKDVYSVMANWGANHGASVYGHVGAELITLASMLRIPVALHNVEDTRIFRPHAWSAFGTDELESADYRACAHYGPMYK, via the coding sequence ATGGTATATCCCAAAATCGGCATTCGCCCCACGATCGACGGCCGCTGGGGCGGCGTGCGCGAATCACTTGAAAAACAGACCATGGGAATGGCGGAAGCTGCCGCAAAACTCATCTCCGACAATCTCAGATATCCCGACGGAACACCGGTGAAATGTGTTGTTTCCGACACGACCATCGGCGGAGGCGCCGAAGCCGCGGCCTGTGCCGAAAAGTTCTCCGGTGAATCGGTTTGCGGTACTTTGACGGTCACACCCTGCTGGTGCTACGGCAGCGAGACCATGGACATGGATCCGACCACCGTGAAAGCGGTCTGGGGTTTTAACGGCACCGAACGCCCCGGCGCGGTCTATCTGGCGGCTGTTATGGCGGCTCATGCCCAAAAAGGGCTGCCGGCATTTTCGATTTACGGACATGATGTTCAGGATGCGGGAGATTCCGGCATCACACCCGACGTCGAGACCAAGATTCTGCAATTTGCCCGCTGCGCCGTTGCGGTAGGCCTGATGAAAAACAAGTCCTATGTCAACTTCGGCAGCATCTCGATGGGCATTGCGGGTTCTTACTGCGACGCGGATTTCTTCCAGAAATACCTCGGCATCCGCGCCGAATGGTGCGATCTGACCGAAGTTTTACGCCGCATGAAACTTGAAATTTACGACCATGACGAATACGACCGCGCATACGCGTGGATTAAAAAGAACTGCAAAGAGGGCTTCGACTGCAACGCCGGCAAGAACCTGCCCGAAATCATCACCAAGTCCAAGGTTATCGATCCCGACAAGGACTGGGAATTCATCACGAAATTCAGTTTGATCGTACGTGACGTGATGCTGGGTAATCCGGTTCTCGACAAAATGGGCTGGCATGAAGAGGCCCTCGGCAAAAACGCTATCGCGGGCGGTTTCCAGGGTCAGCGCCACTGGACCGACTGGCTGCCCAACGGCGACTTCACCGAAGCGATTATGAACTCGACCTTCGACTGGAACGGCGCACGCACGCCGGTGACTTTCGCCACCGAAAACGACACGATGAACGGTGTCGCCATGCTGTTGGGCTATCTGGTCTCCAATACCGCGCCGCTGTTCTCCGACGTACGCACCTACTGGAGTCCCGAGGCGGTTAAACGCGTGACCGGCAAATCCCCCAAGGGCATCGCCAAGGACGGTTTTATCCATCTGATTAACTCGGGCGCAACCGCACTCGACGGCACCGGCGCAGCCAAAAACGCCAAAGGCGAGGGCTGCATGAAGCCGTGGTGGGAAATGACGGACAAGGACATCGACGCCTGTCTGAAAGCCACCGACTGGTGCCGCGCCAATTATGAGTATTTCCGCGGCGGCGGATTCTCGTCGCACTTCCGCACGCAGGCCGAAATGCCCCTGACGATGATCCGCGCCAACATGGTCGACGGCATCGGTCCGGTATTGCAGATCGCCGAGGGTTATTCGGCCACCCTGCCCGACGATATTCATGAAAAACTCGACAAGCGCACCGACCCGACATGGCCGACCACTTGGTTTGTGCCGAAACTGACCGGAGAAGGCGCATTCAAGGACGTTTACAGCGTCATGGCCAACTGGGGCGCCAACCACGGTGCGAGCGTCTACGGACACGTCGGCGCGGAATTGATCACGCTGGCCTCGATGCTGCGTATCCCCGTCGCACTGCACAACGTCGAGGACACCCGCATCTTCCGCCCGCATGCCTGGTCGGCATTCGGCACCGACGAACTCGAGTCGGCCGACTACCGCGCCTGTGCGCACTACGGCCCGATGTATAAATAA